From Sphingobacterium bambusae:
ATTCATTACTTTGGTTTTCTGGCGTCCAATAACCTAATGCTGCCGGTGTGCTACGTCGACCCATTTCATCAGAGGCACCGCCAATCTGTGGATTATTACGTAGCGCTCCCTGTGTGGTCGTGATAAAGACGTTTAGGCTAAAATCTTTGTAAGTAAATGTATTCGTTAAGCCGCCTGTCCACTTCGGCGCAGTTTGTCCCAGAATTCTACGGTCATCATTATTGATGATTCCATCGCCACTTAAGTCGGCTAGCTTCACAGCTCCTGCCTCGGCTTGCTCATCCCAACCTTTATTGACTCCAGCGGCGATCTCTGCTTCTTGCCAAATACCCACTTTCGTGTAATCGTAGATTACACCAACGGGATGCCCGATAAACCAACGGTTACCTAAATCATCTTTACCGTCACCGTAGATATCTACGATTTTGTTTTTGTTATGGGCGAAAACTACGGTCGTAGACCAAGTAAAGTTCTCTTTAGCAACATTTTTAGATGTCAAGGTCACATCAATACCCGTATTTTCGAGTTTCCCTAAATTGCTCCAGACCTTGTCAAAGCCAGTTAAACGCGGTAAGTTTTGGTCCATAAGCATATCTTGTGTATGCGTTTTATAAAATTCAACGGTACCTGTTAAACGGTTATTCCATAGACCAAAATCAACACCGGTATTGAAACCTGCGGTCTTTTCCCATCGTAGATCGCCATTTCCCATTCGTGTTCTTAAACGTATTGCCGCACTAGATAGACCGCCCATCGCCAATGGATTGGAATCCATCAAAGCTAAAGCCTGATAAACAGTAATTGCTTCGTTTCCAGAAACCCCATAAGAGATACGCCATTTTAAATTATTAATTACATTTTTGGTGTTTGCCATAAAGGATTCGTTGTGAATATTCCACGCCAAAGCTGCAGACGGGAAAGCCCCATATTTATAGTTGCTACCAAAAACGGAGGCTCCATCACGGCGAACCGTTAATGTAGCCATATAGCGGCTATCATAAACATAGTTTAATCTTCCCATTTGTGAAATACTACGGTACAAGTCAGCAAAAGAAGATACTTTCTGCGTAGAAGCGCTACCTAAATTTCCCCATCCTAGGGCGTCATTCGGAAAGACTTCGCCTGTCGCAATAGCTTCTTGATAATATTTGCTTTTCGACGCGTATAATCCTGTAAAGTCCAAATGATGCAAGCCAAAGTCCTTTGTATAGGTCAAGATATTTTCAATGGTATACGTCTGTGACTCCCTGTTGGTAATTCTGCCTAAACCAGCGAAATTATAGACTGACTCCCCTTCGTATTCGTTGGTACGCTTGGGCACAAAGGTATAACCTCCGTTAAACTTGTATTTCAAACCAGCTAAGGGCGACCAAATCTGACCGAAGTTCATTTCCACGTAGCCGTTCAATGTCACGTTAAACTCTCTTCTCTCTGGGTTTAACGTCGTCGGCAACAGTGGATTTGTCCATAATTGCTCGGAGTACATAGGAAACTGCGTAAGCGTACCGTCATCATTGAACATTTTTGCATATGGGCTCATGGCCGCGGCTTGCATCAAGTTGGCACGGCCGCCATCCCGATTGTGCGAAGCAATAAAGGCAGAGGTTCCCGCAGATAAGTATTTGGTGGCTGTAAAATCTGTATTCGCCCGGAAGGAGTAACGTTTATAATTATAGCCTTTTAGAATACCTTTTTGGTTTAGATAATCGGTCGATATAAAATAGCGTGCGTTCTCGCTCCCGCCAGATATGCCTACGTTATGGTTCTGTATGACACCCGTCTGCATCACCGCATCAAACCAGTCTGTCGTAGTTCCGTTGATATAATTATCGTATTCAAATTGATTGCGTACCGGACCTCCATTATACAACGCCGAATTGTTTATCCGTGCGTATTCCTGATAACGATTGAGCAATTCCTCTCCGGAAACCGGCTCCAATATGTGCGCAGCTTCTTCCACACCACCATAACCGCTATAGCGAATCGTAGGTTTACCCGTCGTTCCACGCTTTGTTGTGATCAAAATAACCCCATTAGATCCATTTACCCCGTAAATTGCCACTGCAGATGGATCTTTCAATACTTCTACCGATTCAATATCGTTGGGATTGATATCGTTGATGGATCCATCCGTTCGCGTTAATGGAATCCCATCGACCACGATATACGGACCGCTGCCGCCGCTCATCGAATTTTGTCCTCTAACTAATGTCGAGGGTGCGTCGCCTGGTACTGAAGACGCTTGGGAAATATTTACGTTGGATACTGATCCCTGAATCGCCTGCATCACGTTTGTCACTGGCAAACGAGACAAACGCTCTTTAGGCACCGAAGCAACGGAACCTGTAATATCGGAACGCTTTTGCGAGCCATATCCCACTACCACGAGCTCCTCCAGCATATTGTCGCTAGGGCTAAGTAATACATCGAGATTATTTGTCTGACCCACGGTGATTTCCTGCTCCGCATAGCCTACATAGGTAAACAGTAATACGGCACCACGGTTTACGTTGAGCGTAAATTTTCCGTCTGCAGCAGTCTGTGTACTTGCCGTTCCCCCTTTAACCACGACGGTCACGCCGCCCAGTGCGCTGCCATTTGTCACGTCCTTCACCTGTCCACTGATGGAGGCTTGCTGCGCGAAGCCCGGCAAAGCCGATAGCATCACACAGAAAAGCATTAGAAATGCTTTGAAAGTTGATTTTGTAATAATTTTTAGCATAGTTTGTTGGTTGTTGATTCTTGGTTAACATTTCATCTATCCCGTAGCAATTGCATAATTAGGCTGTCGATAGATCTCTTCCTTCTCTTTTTTTGTGTTTAATTTTGGTTCATACTGCTGTTTTTTGTTTGTTTAAAATGGTCATTAGCATGATACGTTAGGCATCGAAGGATCCCCTTGTACAATTCTATCTGGCAAAGGCCAAATGCAGTAAACGTTTTGTGCTAACTTCTTGGTTTATATTTTAGCTTGACGGCCTTGGCACGTCATTATCACAACAGCAAATATAGAGAGGGGGGTAGAATTCGATGTCTAATTTTGGTTCAAAATAGTCGAATATGGCTTCAAGGCCGATGATAACACTGATTATCAAGGCATTTTCTTGAAGCCTTCTTTGCTAATTTTCCAAGTACCATCCTTTGGAAAGCCGGGAAACTCTCCGGCCGAGTCGTCCCAACCTTCCAACATCATGGCAACAGCCGTAAGTAGACCGCCGTTACCGGGCAAGTAGATTCGCAATCGGTCATCCTGATAATTGTGCCCATTTTTCAGATACGTGTTTGTTTGAATATCCATAAAAAGAGCATCCAACGCTTTTTGAGGTAAATCTAGGCGTGCGGCATTCATGGCCGTCATCGGGAAATCCCATCCCCAGGTATCTTTCCAATGCCATTTTGACCATACGGTATCCCATGTATTTTTCATAATGGCTGTGTCCAGCTTGGTCGAATTGGGTACCATCCCCAACGCTCCTAAGACTGCAGGATGGTCTGTCATCCATTTCGGAAAGGTATAACTATCCGTAGCGGTTTCCGTAGCCAAATACACATTGTCTTGAACTGGTAAAGGAGCCAATTTATCGATTACCTCCTTCCATTTTTGAACAGGAGCCTCGCCCAAGCGTTCTTTCCACCGGAGCGCGGTGCGTAAAGCCCAGTCCCAATAGGCTAGCTCATATGTCGGATTTTTCGTTTCTGCCGCCTTAAACACCTCTTGTGCCGGAATAACACCCAGCCCCAAATTGTACCGGTCCTTTTTGTTGTCATAATAGGCATAGTCGGCCATAAAATCTGCCGTAGCAAACACTAGTTCCTTATATAGTTGCAAAATAGATGTATCAGCATGATGTCGATAGGCCAACTCGCTCATATAAATGATGTGAGGCTGTTGCCAAATAAGGAATGCCGCAACGGAAGAAGGACTTTCGTTACCCGCATGATCGGACATTTTTATCCAGCGCACGCCTTGATATCCTTGGCGCTCTGCCAATAGCTTTGCCTTATCGAAGGTTCGAAAGTAATACGCCAAGGTTTTCTCCATGATTTCCGGACGTCCCCATAGCGCATAGTGCACGCCGTGCCACCAATGCATCTCGGTGTGCGGCTTGCCATACCAACTGTTAAAGGTCAATCCCGTTTCCTGGGGAGGATTGCTTCCCGCACACTGCACCTTGGTAAGGTATTGCGACAGTACCACGCGCCGCTCCAACTCCTGTGCACGTGGATCGGTACTACCTGCAAAGTCTACCGCAGCACCGCTTTTCCAGTAGGCAGCCCAAGAAGCGGTACTCTCTTTTTCCGTCTGTTTATAACTTAGCTTGCTTTCATCGAATTCATTTTTAGCAGCAAAAGAACATATCAACTCAAAAGTATCTGATTGTGTATTCGGTGTAAACACGAAATGGTGTTTTCCCTTGTGTGCATAGTGCCCTGCTGTGGATTGAAACCGAGTAAAATAAGTGATCCCCGACAGGATATGTTCAATCAATGCCATCGTGCTATTTTGCACTAACAAGGCGGAATGATGTTTCGATTCTTCTTCATAATATACGGCTTCATCCAAAAATTTCCCCGTTGGATAAGGATATCGCAGGAAAACCTTGATTCGTCCCTCGGCAATTAAAGATGAAGAAACTTTTACCGCCAGTCGATCGGAACTCTGCCCAGCAACAGTCCACACCTCCACAGGCTGTCCTTCCACCTGAAATACACTATGTATTATCCCCG
This genomic window contains:
- a CDS encoding SusC/RagA family TonB-linked outer membrane protein; amino-acid sequence: MLKIITKSTFKAFLMLFCVMLSALPGFAQQASISGQVKDVTNGSALGGVTVVVKGGTASTQTAADGKFTLNVNRGAVLLFTYVGYAEQEITVGQTNNLDVLLSPSDNMLEELVVVGYGSQKRSDITGSVASVPKERLSRLPVTNVMQAIQGSVSNVNISQASSVPGDAPSTLVRGQNSMSGGSGPYIVVDGIPLTRTDGSINDINPNDIESVEVLKDPSAVAIYGVNGSNGVILITTKRGTTGKPTIRYSGYGGVEEAAHILEPVSGEELLNRYQEYARINNSALYNGGPVRNQFEYDNYINGTTTDWFDAVMQTGVIQNHNVGISGGSENARYFISTDYLNQKGILKGYNYKRYSFRANTDFTATKYLSAGTSAFIASHNRDGGRANLMQAAAMSPYAKMFNDDGTLTQFPMYSEQLWTNPLLPTTLNPERREFNVTLNGYVEMNFGQIWSPLAGLKYKFNGGYTFVPKRTNEYEGESVYNFAGLGRITNRESQTYTIENILTYTKDFGLHHLDFTGLYASKSKYYQEAIATGEVFPNDALGWGNLGSASTQKVSSFADLYRSISQMGRLNYVYDSRYMATLTVRRDGASVFGSNYKYGAFPSAALAWNIHNESFMANTKNVINNLKWRISYGVSGNEAITVYQALALMDSNPLAMGGLSSAAIRLRTRMGNGDLRWEKTAGFNTGVDFGLWNNRLTGTVEFYKTHTQDMLMDQNLPRLTGFDKVWSNLGKLENTGIDVTLTSKNVAKENFTWSTTVVFAHNKNKIVDIYGDGKDDLGNRWFIGHPVGVIYDYTKVGIWQEAEIAAGVNKGWDEQAEAGAVKLADLSGDGIINNDDRRILGQTAPKWTGGLTNTFTYKDFSLNVFITTTQGALRNNPQIGGASDEMGRRSTPAALGYWTPENQSNEWRSLSNRSNIYGYGFPSNASFTRLKDVTFSYNLPKTVASRIGIGGITAYASGRNLYTWTNWLGWDPEARDVPRGNSVDGVGDALNYPMVRTYVVGLNLTF